One genomic segment of Humidesulfovibrio mexicanus includes these proteins:
- the rplK gene encoding 50S ribosomal protein L11, which produces MAKKITGKVKLQIPAGVANPSPPVGPALGQHGVNIMEFCKAFNAKTQDQKGMIIPVIITVYADRTFSFITKTPPAPVLLLKAAKIEKGSGEPNKTKVGSVTMAQVEEIAKLKAPDLTAKSIETAKNCIIGTARSMGLEVKG; this is translated from the coding sequence ATGGCCAAGAAAATCACAGGTAAAGTCAAGCTGCAGATCCCTGCTGGCGTGGCGAATCCGTCCCCCCCGGTGGGACCGGCGCTGGGCCAGCATGGCGTGAACATCATGGAGTTCTGCAAGGCCTTCAATGCGAAGACCCAGGACCAGAAGGGCATGATCATCCCGGTGATCATCACCGTTTACGCCGACCGGACCTTCTCCTTCATCACCAAGACTCCGCCCGCTCCGGTGCTCCTGCTCAAGGCCGCCAAGATCGAGAAGGGATCCGGCGAACCCAACAAGACCAAGGTCGGTTCCGTGACCATGGCCCAGGTTGAGGAAATCGCCAAGTTGAAGGCCCCGGATCTTACGGCCAAGTCCATCGAGACCGCCAAGAACTGCATCATCGGCACTGCCCGCAGCATGGGCCTTGAAGTGAAAGGGTAG
- the rplJ gene encoding 50S ribosomal protein L10 — protein MNRQEKAQIIEQLHEKAARASIAVVTDFKGMEVEEMTILRAKLREVGVDYQVVKNTLARLALNETSHSVLNDRLKENCAVALGYEDPVALAKALSDFVKGSKKLALRYGSLEGKFLDEEGVKQLATLPSKPELLAKMLGTMNAVPTNFVNVFAAVLRNFLYALNAIKEQKEGGAAPAAEA, from the coding sequence GTGAACAGGCAAGAAAAAGCCCAGATCATCGAGCAGCTGCACGAGAAGGCTGCGCGGGCGAGCATCGCCGTCGTCACCGACTTCAAGGGCATGGAAGTGGAGGAGATGACCATCCTCCGCGCCAAGCTGCGCGAAGTCGGAGTCGATTACCAAGTCGTCAAGAACACCCTGGCCCGGTTGGCGCTCAATGAGACGTCGCACAGCGTCCTCAATGATCGCCTGAAAGAAAACTGCGCGGTCGCTTTGGGCTACGAGGATCCCGTAGCCCTGGCCAAGGCCCTTTCCGATTTCGTCAAGGGAAGCAAGAAGCTTGCCTTGCGTTACGGAAGCCTTGAAGGGAAGTTCCTTGACGAGGAGGGCGTGAAGCAGCTCGCAACGCTGCCCAGCAAGCCCGAACTCCTGGCCAAGATGCTTGGCACCATGAACGCGGTGCCGACCAACTTCGTCAATGTGTTCGCGGCGGTGCTGCGCAACTTCCTCTACGCCTTGAATGCCATCAAGGAGCAGAAGGAAGGCGGAGCCGCCCCGGCTGCCGAGGCTTAG
- the tuf gene encoding elongation factor Tu, translated as MGKAKFERKKPHVNIGTIGHIDHGKTTLTAAITKTASLMGKGTYVAFDQIDKAPEEKERGITIATAHVEYETDTRHYAHVDCPGHADYIKNMITGAAQMDGAILVVAATDGPMPQTREHILLARQVGVPHMVVFMNKCDMVDDAELLELVELEVRELLSKYGFPGDEIPVIKGSALKALESDDPKSDDCKCILELLNACDTYIPEPQRDIDKPFLMPIEDVFSISGRGTVVTGRVERGVITVGDEVEIVGIKDTVKSTCTGVEMFRKILDQGTAGDNVGVLLRGVKREDVERGQVLAKPKSITPHRKFKAEVVVLSKDEGGRHTPFFSGYRPQFYFRTTDITGVVTLEEGVEMVMPGDNATFIVDMIHPIAMEQGLRFAIREGGRTVGAGVVTEILE; from the coding sequence ATGGGCAAGGCCAAATTTGAGCGCAAGAAGCCTCACGTCAACATCGGCACCATCGGTCACATCGACCACGGCAAGACCACCCTCACCGCGGCCATTACCAAGACCGCGTCCCTGATGGGCAAGGGCACCTACGTGGCCTTCGACCAGATCGACAAGGCCCCGGAAGAGAAAGAGCGCGGCATCACCATCGCCACCGCGCACGTGGAGTACGAGACGGACACCCGCCACTACGCCCACGTGGACTGCCCCGGCCACGCCGACTACATCAAGAACATGATCACCGGCGCGGCGCAGATGGACGGCGCGATCCTGGTTGTGGCCGCCACCGACGGCCCCATGCCCCAGACCCGTGAGCACATCCTGCTTGCCCGTCAGGTCGGCGTGCCCCACATGGTCGTCTTCATGAACAAGTGCGACATGGTCGACGACGCCGAGCTGCTGGAGCTGGTCGAGCTGGAAGTGCGCGAGCTGCTCTCCAAGTACGGCTTCCCCGGCGACGAGATCCCGGTCATCAAGGGTTCCGCCCTGAAGGCCCTTGAGAGCGACGACCCCAAGAGCGACGACTGCAAGTGCATCCTTGAGCTCCTGAACGCCTGCGACACCTACATTCCTGAGCCGCAGCGCGACATCGACAAGCCCTTCCTCATGCCCATCGAGGACGTGTTCTCCATCTCCGGCCGCGGCACCGTTGTGACCGGTCGTGTTGAGCGCGGCGTCATCACCGTGGGTGACGAAGTCGAAATCGTGGGCATCAAGGACACCGTGAAGAGCACCTGCACCGGCGTCGAAATGTTCCGCAAGATCCTCGACCAGGGCACCGCCGGCGACAACGTTGGCGTGCTGCTGCGCGGTGTCAAGCGTGAGGATGTCGAGCGCGGCCAGGTCCTCGCCAAGCCCAAGAGCATCACCCCCCACCGCAAGTTCAAGGCCGAGGTGGTCGTGCTCTCCAAGGATGAGGGCGGCCGTCACACTCCGTTCTTCTCCGGCTATCGTCCGCAGTTCTACTTCCGCACCACCGACATCACCGGCGTGGTGACCCTGGAAGAGGGCGTCGAGATGGTTATGCCCGGCGACAACGCCACCTTCATTGTCGACATGATCCACCCCATCGCCATGGAGCAGGGTCTGCGCTTCGCCATTCGCGAAGGCGGCCGCACTGTTGGCGCCGGCGTGGTCACCGAAATCCTGGAGTAA
- a CDS encoding tRNA dihydrouridine synthase yields MTANHPSLPFSPDAPWLAPLAGYSDLPFRTLCRIYGAACSETEMVSTKGLVFGGYGTERLLATTAADTPLVVQLFGAEPEIYEQAMPLLLERGFRHFDLNAGCSVRKVNKSGSGSALMSRPELLRRIVAVMVRAAGPGNVGVKLRLGFTPGEENYLDLGRALQDQGVGWLTLHPRTAKQLFTGQARWSAIRELAEAVSIPVLASGDLFTAEDAARCLAETGCAGVMFARGALTDPMIFRRLRDILAGCGSAPRTADELAEAALTHIRLVRELDATPRAFRALRAFLPRYAKGFTGIRALRHALLCCEDWETLTRTAADISQLTADAAPLDLSDLAQGCGA; encoded by the coding sequence ATGACAGCGAATCATCCTTCATTGCCCTTCAGCCCGGACGCCCCCTGGCTCGCCCCCCTGGCGGGGTACTCGGACCTGCCCTTCCGCACCCTGTGCCGCATTTACGGCGCGGCCTGCTCCGAAACCGAGATGGTCAGCACCAAGGGGCTGGTGTTCGGCGGGTACGGAACGGAGCGGCTTTTGGCCACCACGGCCGCGGACACGCCCCTTGTGGTGCAGCTTTTCGGCGCGGAGCCGGAAATTTACGAACAGGCCATGCCCTTGCTGCTGGAGCGGGGATTCCGGCATTTCGACCTGAACGCAGGCTGCTCGGTGCGCAAGGTGAACAAGAGCGGCTCCGGCTCGGCCCTCATGTCCCGCCCTGAACTTTTGCGGCGCATCGTCGCGGTCATGGTTCGGGCGGCAGGGCCGGGCAACGTGGGCGTCAAGCTGCGTCTGGGCTTCACCCCCGGCGAGGAGAACTATCTCGACCTTGGCCGCGCGCTGCAGGACCAGGGGGTCGGCTGGCTGACGCTGCATCCGCGTACGGCAAAGCAGCTTTTCACCGGCCAGGCGCGCTGGAGCGCCATCAGGGAGCTGGCCGAGGCGGTTTCCATACCGGTTCTGGCCAGCGGCGACCTGTTCACCGCCGAGGACGCGGCCCGCTGTCTCGCCGAAACAGGCTGCGCCGGGGTGATGTTCGCTCGCGGCGCACTCACCGACCCCATGATCTTCCGCCGCCTGCGCGACATCCTTGCCGGTTGCGGGTCGGCCCCACGCACGGCCGACGAACTGGCGGAGGCGGCGCTGACCCACATCCGCCTGGTGCGCGAGTTGGACGCCACCCCGCGCGCCTTCCGCGCCCTGCGCGCCTTTCTTCCCCGCTACGCCAAGGGCTTCACGGGCATCCGCGCGCTCCGGCACGCCCTGCTCTGCTGCGAGGACTGGGAGACGCTGACCAGAACGGCGGCGGACATCTCCCAGCTTACAGCCGATGCCGCGCCCCTGGACCTTTCGGACCTCGCCCAGGGCTGCGGCGCATAG
- the tatA gene encoding twin-arginine translocase TatA/TatE family subunit, which yields MFGQLLQPTHLLLIVVIALLVFGPSKLPQLGASIGKGIRELRKGLDGTPDQPAQPSQPTQSTDTRK from the coding sequence ATGTTCGGACAGCTTTTGCAGCCTACGCATCTGCTCTTGATTGTCGTCATCGCCCTGCTTGTGTTCGGCCCAAGCAAGCTCCCGCAGCTCGGCGCCAGCATCGGCAAGGGCATTCGCGAGCTCCGCAAGGGGCTTGACGGAACCCCTGACCAGCCCGCACAGCCTTCCCAGCCCACCCAGAGTACGGATACACGAAAGTAG
- the ispH gene encoding 4-hydroxy-3-methylbut-2-enyl diphosphate reductase, with translation MEVIRARLAGFCMGVGLALKKLDALLEEDDAGAAQPTFMLGPIIHNPQVLKHYAARGVGLANNATDLPPGSRVVIRAHGIPRHEEQSLMARGVDVVDATCPKVKRAQLLIQAEALAGRSLLLFGEDDHPEVRGLLSYACGDAFVFESREELAAHALDPDRSYCLAAQTTQDRQAFECIRQDLEERLPGGLAVLETICDATRLRQDEAIGLAGQCDCVVVAGGKASGNTRRLAQVVEAAGTPALLVETVDDLHPNAVIQYKRVGLTAGASTPKSIIDRIETFLLGL, from the coding sequence ATGGAAGTGATCCGCGCCCGCCTTGCGGGCTTTTGCATGGGCGTGGGCCTGGCGCTCAAGAAGCTCGACGCCCTGCTTGAAGAAGACGATGCGGGAGCGGCACAGCCCACCTTCATGCTCGGCCCCATCATCCACAACCCGCAAGTGCTGAAGCATTACGCCGCTCGCGGCGTGGGTTTGGCAAACAACGCCACGGACCTTCCTCCAGGCAGCCGGGTGGTCATCCGCGCCCACGGCATTCCCCGGCACGAGGAGCAATCGCTTATGGCGCGCGGGGTGGACGTTGTGGACGCCACCTGCCCCAAGGTCAAGCGGGCGCAACTGCTCATCCAGGCCGAGGCGCTGGCTGGGCGGTCGCTCCTGCTCTTCGGAGAGGACGACCATCCCGAGGTGCGCGGGCTGTTGAGCTACGCGTGCGGCGATGCGTTTGTCTTCGAATCGCGCGAGGAGTTGGCCGCCCACGCCCTTGACCCGGACCGGTCGTACTGCCTCGCCGCCCAGACCACCCAGGACCGGCAGGCCTTCGAGTGCATACGCCAGGATCTCGAGGAGCGCCTGCCCGGCGGCCTGGCCGTGCTGGAGACCATCTGCGACGCCACGCGGCTGCGCCAGGACGAAGCCATCGGGCTTGCCGGGCAATGCGACTGCGTCGTGGTGGCCGGAGGCAAGGCCAGCGGCAACACGCGGCGTCTGGCGCAAGTCGTCGAAGCGGCAGGCACCCCGGCCCTGCTTGTGGAAACCGTTGACGATCTCCACCCGAATGCCGTAATACAATATAAGCGAGTGGGCTTAACTGCGGGGGCTTCCACGCCGAAAAGCATCATTGACCGCATTGAAACGTTTCTTCTTGGCCTGTAG
- the nusG gene encoding transcription termination/antitermination protein NusG, which translates to MEESAVGGERPARWYIVHTYSGFEQRVQQTITEMMRTGQDHGQVLEVVVPTEKVVEMVKGERRTSTRKFYPGYVMVKMVLTDDSWHLIQSIPRVTGFVGGKNRPTPMRDSEAQTILSMMESRQEQPRPKFNFERGDEVRVIDGPFSGFNGVVEDVNYDKGKLRVAVSIFGRQTPVELDFVQVTKG; encoded by the coding sequence ATTGAAGAAAGCGCCGTTGGCGGGGAGAGACCGGCCCGCTGGTACATCGTCCACACCTACTCGGGATTCGAGCAGCGTGTGCAGCAGACCATCACCGAGATGATGCGCACGGGCCAGGATCATGGCCAGGTGCTCGAAGTTGTGGTGCCCACTGAGAAAGTGGTGGAAATGGTCAAGGGCGAGCGCCGGACGAGCACCCGGAAGTTCTATCCGGGGTATGTGATGGTGAAGATGGTGCTCACGGACGATTCCTGGCACCTCATCCAGTCCATACCGCGCGTTACGGGGTTTGTGGGGGGCAAGAACCGTCCCACGCCCATGCGCGACAGCGAGGCCCAGACCATCCTCTCCATGATGGAGAGCAGGCAGGAACAGCCCCGTCCCAAGTTCAACTTCGAAAGAGGCGACGAGGTTCGGGTTATCGACGGCCCCTTCAGCGGGTTCAACGGTGTCGTCGAGGATGTGAATTACGACAAGGGCAAACTCCGCGTCGCGGTCTCCATTTTTGGTCGTCAGACCCCGGTGGAGCTCGACTTCGTCCAGGTGACGAAGGGCTAG
- a CDS encoding magnesium transporter MgtE N-terminal domain-containing protein — translation MSQHAKDLFLSAVLDRPVISRSGREVGRLHDVAMSPGDPLPVVHHVLVRHGRGTRRVAFADLSMFNDVVVSLTGEPENLPDLPESQDEVLMRRDILDKQIVDVDGARVVRVNDLKLAMERGGVCLAAVDVGFRGILRRLGYLRAWDFLGGVLKRRLAPKEIDWLLVQPLETNLSRLTLTVTRDKLSDLHPADLANILAQLPHSNVGAVLSSLDAEAAGEAMGEMEPEDSSRLLSQMESAHAADVLEEMPPDEAADVLAELPDDKAQELLAQMDPEDAEKVQELLEHEDDTAGGLMNNEFLFVTPDAAVDDALRQVRLLGAETDSIYYMYVLDPEERPLGVVSLKRLLLAEGDDPVTEVMSRNPKTVRVDSPLEDVLELVVQYKLAAVPVLDEDGKMAGIVTADDIMEHFLPFALRWKQYKATRNF, via the coding sequence ATGTCCCAGCACGCAAAGGATCTGTTCCTCTCGGCCGTACTCGACCGCCCGGTCATCAGCCGTTCCGGCCGCGAGGTGGGGCGGCTTCATGACGTGGCCATGAGCCCCGGAGACCCCTTGCCCGTGGTGCACCATGTGCTGGTGCGCCATGGCCGCGGCACCCGGCGCGTTGCCTTTGCGGACCTGTCCATGTTCAACGACGTGGTGGTTTCGCTCACGGGCGAGCCAGAAAACTTGCCCGACCTGCCGGAATCCCAGGACGAAGTGCTTATGCGCCGCGATATTCTGGACAAGCAGATCGTGGACGTGGATGGCGCGCGCGTGGTGCGCGTGAACGACCTGAAGCTGGCCATGGAGCGGGGCGGGGTCTGCCTTGCCGCTGTGGATGTGGGCTTTCGTGGCATCCTGCGGCGGCTGGGATACTTGAGGGCCTGGGACTTCCTTGGCGGCGTGCTCAAGCGCAGGCTGGCCCCCAAGGAGATCGACTGGCTGCTGGTGCAGCCGCTTGAGACCAACCTCTCCAGGCTCACCCTCACCGTGACGCGCGACAAGCTTTCCGATCTGCACCCGGCCGACCTGGCCAACATATTGGCGCAACTGCCGCACAGCAACGTGGGCGCCGTTCTCAGCTCGCTTGACGCCGAGGCCGCAGGCGAGGCCATGGGCGAAATGGAGCCCGAGGACTCCAGCCGTCTGCTCTCCCAGATGGAAAGCGCGCACGCAGCCGATGTGCTGGAAGAAATGCCGCCGGACGAGGCCGCGGACGTGCTGGCCGAACTGCCGGACGACAAGGCCCAGGAACTGCTGGCCCAGATGGACCCCGAGGATGCGGAGAAGGTGCAGGAGCTCCTTGAGCACGAGGACGACACCGCTGGCGGCCTCATGAACAACGAGTTTCTTTTCGTGACCCCGGACGCCGCTGTGGACGATGCCCTGCGGCAGGTGCGCCTGCTCGGCGCGGAGACGGACTCCATCTATTACATGTACGTTCTGGATCCCGAGGAGCGCCCGCTTGGCGTTGTGAGCCTGAAGCGGCTGCTGCTGGCCGAGGGAGACGATCCTGTCACCGAGGTCATGAGCCGCAACCCCAAGACCGTGCGCGTGGACTCCCCATTGGAGGACGTGCTGGAACTGGTGGTGCAATACAAGCTGGCCGCCGTGCCCGTGCTGGACGAGGACGGCAAGATGGCGGGCATCGTCACGGCCGACGACATCATGGAACATTTCCTGCCTTTCGCCCTGCGCTGGAAACAGTACAAGGCCACGCGCAACTTCTAG
- a CDS encoding chemotaxis protein: MSTNMTNILLEAGTNELEIVEFYLEEPNPGGGEPYRGYYGVNVAKVLEIIRLPRITEMPQVSHPSVLGAFNLRSQIIPLVDLSLWLKKERSESEPPKVIVCEFNNVTTAFLVSGVNRIHRISWEEVEAPNKYMSSLASNSITGVVRLEGRIIFLLDLEKIVAELNPELGLRFDENVVWESGVQYRALIADDSTLIREMIGDLLHKANFLVEKTNHGGECWDRLVHIKQIAESENRPVTDYVQVVISDIEMPNMDGHNLTKRIKEDPVLKQLPVVLFSSIITDKLRHKGEAVGADDQISKPEITQVARRAADLIKNRIAEAANA, encoded by the coding sequence ATGAGCACGAACATGACCAACATCCTCCTTGAGGCAGGCACCAACGAACTCGAGATCGTCGAATTCTACCTGGAGGAGCCAAACCCCGGCGGGGGCGAGCCATACCGCGGCTATTACGGCGTCAACGTGGCCAAGGTGCTGGAAATCATCCGCCTGCCGCGCATCACCGAGATGCCGCAGGTTTCGCACCCCTCCGTGCTTGGCGCCTTCAACCTGCGTTCGCAGATCATCCCCCTTGTGGATTTGAGCCTGTGGCTCAAAAAAGAGCGTAGCGAATCCGAACCTCCCAAGGTCATCGTCTGCGAGTTCAACAACGTCACCACGGCGTTTCTCGTCTCCGGAGTGAACCGCATCCACCGCATTAGCTGGGAGGAGGTGGAAGCCCCGAACAAGTACATGTCCTCGCTCGCCTCCAACTCCATCACCGGCGTGGTGCGGCTGGAAGGCCGCATCATCTTCCTGCTCGACCTGGAAAAGATCGTGGCCGAGCTGAATCCGGAGCTTGGCCTGCGCTTCGACGAGAACGTCGTCTGGGAATCCGGGGTGCAGTACCGCGCCCTCATCGCCGACGACTCCACTCTCATCCGCGAGATGATCGGCGACCTGCTGCACAAGGCAAACTTCCTGGTGGAAAAGACCAACCATGGCGGAGAATGCTGGGACCGTCTTGTGCACATCAAGCAGATCGCCGAGAGCGAGAACCGCCCCGTCACCGACTACGTGCAGGTGGTCATCTCCGACATCGAGATGCCCAACATGGACGGCCACAACCTCACCAAGCGCATCAAGGAAGACCCGGTGCTCAAGCAACTGCCCGTGGTCCTCTTCTCCTCCATCATCACCGACAAGCTCCGCCACAAGGGCGAGGCTGTGGGCGCGGACGACCAGATCAGCAAGCCGGAAATCACCCAGGTGGCCCGCCGCGCGGCCGACCTCATCAAAAACCGCATCGCCGAGGCGGCCAACGCCTAG
- the rpmG gene encoding 50S ribosomal protein L33: MRVNIQLACTECKRRNYATEKNKKNTTGRLEVKKYCPFDKKHTVHRETK; the protein is encoded by the coding sequence ATGCGCGTCAACATCCAGCTCGCCTGCACCGAGTGCAAGCGGCGCAATTACGCGACGGAAAAGAACAAGAAGAATACTACTGGCCGTCTTGAGGTGAAGAAGTACTGTCCCTTCGACAAGAAGCACACAGTGCACCGCGAGACCAAGTAG
- the secE gene encoding preprotein translocase subunit SecE: MAKNTAKGSGGQQGGETPETTSGVASKAQELKVFFEEAQVELKKVTWPSRKETVTTCAAVMILVAVMSLFLGLVDLGLSKAVEIVLS, encoded by the coding sequence ATGGCGAAAAATACAGCGAAAGGCTCCGGCGGCCAGCAGGGCGGCGAGACTCCCGAGACAACTTCGGGCGTTGCCTCCAAGGCGCAGGAATTGAAGGTCTTCTTCGAAGAGGCCCAGGTCGAGCTCAAGAAAGTCACCTGGCCCTCCCGAAAGGAGACCGTCACCACTTGCGCGGCGGTGATGATACTTGTTGCGGTCATGTCGCTGTTCCTCGGCCTCGTGGATCTTGGTTTGTCCAAGGCCGTCGAGATCGTGCTGTCCTAA
- a CDS encoding Nramp family divalent metal transporter, with translation MTFSSIFSPLRRLNRKNVLLFLALLGPGIITANVDNDAGGITTYSLAGAQFGMSLLWMMLPTTVALVVVQEMCARMGAVTGKGLSDLIRERFGVKITFYVMIALLLTNMGNTVSEFAGIAASMELFGVSKYVSVPLAAVAVWLLIVKGSYRIVEKVFLLACVVYLAYPVAAFMSGPDWGEVLRATLAPRPSDIVVTPASVTMMIGVIGTTIAPWMQFYQQASVVEKGITREDYAFSRLDVVVGCIMAIVVAFFIVVACAATIFKAGVPIETAADAAQALTPLVGEYATGLFAIGLFNASIFAACVLPLSTAYYICEGMGWELGVDKDFREAPQFFWLFTLIIAVSACAILWPEAPLIAIMYVSQVVNGVVLPFVLIFMLLLINDRRLMGEYANGPVFNAIAWATVAIVLGLTLVMTADIVRPGFIAALMGA, from the coding sequence ATGACGTTTTCCTCCATTTTTTCGCCCTTGCGCAGGCTGAACAGGAAGAATGTCCTGCTCTTTCTGGCTTTGCTGGGGCCGGGCATCATCACCGCCAACGTGGACAACGACGCCGGCGGCATCACCACCTATTCCCTGGCTGGCGCGCAGTTCGGCATGTCGCTTTTGTGGATGATGTTGCCCACCACCGTGGCGCTGGTGGTGGTGCAGGAAATGTGCGCACGCATGGGCGCGGTGACGGGCAAGGGGCTCTCCGACCTCATTCGCGAGCGTTTCGGGGTCAAGATCACCTTTTACGTCATGATCGCCCTGCTTTTGACCAACATGGGCAACACCGTGAGCGAGTTCGCGGGCATCGCCGCCAGCATGGAGCTTTTCGGCGTCAGCAAGTATGTGTCCGTGCCGCTGGCCGCCGTGGCCGTGTGGCTGCTCATCGTCAAGGGCTCCTACCGCATTGTTGAGAAGGTGTTTTTGCTGGCCTGCGTGGTGTACCTCGCCTATCCCGTGGCGGCCTTCATGTCCGGACCGGACTGGGGCGAGGTGCTGCGCGCCACGCTTGCCCCGCGCCCCAGCGACATCGTGGTCACGCCGGCCTCGGTGACCATGATGATCGGCGTCATCGGCACCACCATCGCGCCCTGGATGCAGTTCTACCAGCAGGCCAGCGTGGTGGAGAAGGGCATAACGCGTGAGGACTACGCCTTTTCCCGGCTTGATGTCGTGGTGGGCTGCATCATGGCCATCGTGGTGGCCTTCTTCATCGTGGTGGCCTGCGCGGCGACCATCTTCAAGGCCGGGGTGCCCATCGAAACCGCGGCAGATGCGGCGCAGGCCCTGACCCCGCTGGTGGGCGAATACGCCACCGGGCTTTTCGCCATCGGCTTGTTCAACGCCTCCATCTTCGCGGCCTGCGTGCTGCCGCTGTCCACCGCCTACTACATCTGCGAGGGCATGGGCTGGGAGCTCGGCGTGGACAAGGACTTTCGCGAGGCCCCGCAGTTCTTCTGGCTCTTCACCCTGATCATCGCCGTATCCGCGTGCGCCATCCTCTGGCCCGAGGCCCCGCTCATCGCCATCATGTACGTGTCGCAGGTGGTCAACGGCGTGGTGCTGCCCTTTGTGCTCATCTTCATGCTTCTGCTCATCAACGACAGGCGGCTCATGGGCGAGTACGCCAATGGCCCGGTGTTCAACGCCATCGCCTGGGCCACGGTGGCCATCGTGCTCGGCCTCACCCTGGTCATGACCGCCGACATTGTGCGCCCCGGCTTCATCGCCGCGCTTATGGGCGCGTAA
- the rplA gene encoding 50S ribosomal protein L1 — MPKHGKNYNKASESFDATQRYAVADAVKFALESSFAKFDETVDVAINLGVDPKYSDQMVRGAVPLPNGLGKTARVVVFCKPDKEAEAREAGADECGGDELVEKIKGGWLDFDNAVATPDMMAKVGQIGRLLGPRGLMPNAKTGTVTFNVGEAVRELKAGRVEFKVDKAGILHAPIGKKSFGAEKLCQNLSALLEAVNRLKPSTSKGTYLKTMAVATTMGPGVKVDTLSIRKFLEG; from the coding sequence ATGCCGAAGCACGGAAAAAACTACAACAAGGCCTCCGAGAGTTTTGACGCCACGCAGCGCTATGCCGTTGCCGATGCCGTCAAGTTCGCTCTGGAGAGTTCGTTTGCCAAGTTCGACGAGACCGTCGATGTGGCCATCAACCTTGGCGTTGATCCCAAGTACTCCGACCAGATGGTCCGTGGCGCGGTTCCGTTGCCCAACGGCCTGGGCAAGACCGCCCGCGTGGTGGTCTTCTGCAAGCCGGACAAGGAAGCTGAGGCCAGGGAGGCCGGCGCGGACGAATGCGGCGGCGATGAACTGGTGGAGAAGATCAAGGGCGGCTGGCTCGATTTCGACAACGCCGTCGCAACCCCGGACATGATGGCCAAGGTCGGTCAGATCGGCCGCCTGCTTGGCCCCCGTGGCCTTATGCCCAACGCTAAGACGGGCACAGTCACCTTCAACGTTGGTGAGGCCGTGCGTGAGCTCAAGGCCGGCCGCGTTGAGTTCAAGGTCGACAAGGCGGGCATCCTGCACGCCCCCATCGGCAAGAAGTCCTTTGGAGCGGAGAAGCTCTGTCAGAATCTCTCCGCCCTGCTTGAGGCCGTGAACCGCCTCAAGCCGTCCACCTCCAAGGGCACGTACCTCAAGACCATGGCCGTGGCCACCACCATGGGGCCTGGCGTCAAGGTGGACACTCTGAGCATCCGGAAGTTTCTGGAAGGCTAG